A genomic window from Phoenix dactylifera cultivar Barhee BC4 chromosome 7, palm_55x_up_171113_PBpolish2nd_filt_p, whole genome shotgun sequence includes:
- the LOC103715204 gene encoding type II inositol polyphosphate 5-phosphatase 15-like, with the protein MDDRGTEDEDAADSVTKMATTGPPPPRKGISYSQPLGKDAVVASSFRRNAPPLRKHSLDEHHNSATTNPFLDSSPDGPRSLSYPHHQPSLPPSFSHHQYSNSVEDLRFGHHHHPPLPPSHQHHQHNHHPGAVATGGSFSSPFGGGGGGGGGGGGGGGFLSGSDGSLTLERAMSEYGGAPGTLPEFMGSGGGAVPLRAAMHPGRPPALEIRPHPIRETQAGSFLRTIACARGQLWAGAESGLRVWNLDNVFDGWGAAGPARRGDEESAPFRESCHTSPTMCLAVDAATGLIWSGHKDGKIRSWNIEQPMVQSSAPEDGGGNAVQFREGLSWQAHSRSPVLSMVITSYGEIWSGSEGGVIKVWPWDAIEKSRSLSMEERHMAALLVERAYIDLRSQVTVGGVCNLPAVDVRYMLSDNSRSKVWTAGSLSFALWDARTRDLLKVFGIDGQVETRVEKIEAQSAQDYVEDEMKVKFVSTSKKEKSGSVSFFQRSRNALMGAADAVRRVAVKGTFGEDNRRTESLTLAMDGMIWSGCTNGSLVQWDGNGNRLHEVQHHSSSVRCICAFGTRLWVGYGSGTVQVLDLEGNLLGSWVAHSSPVIKMAVGGLYIFTLAHHGGIRGWHLTSPGPLDDILRLELANKELSYTRYEKLKILAGTWNVGQERASHDSLISWLGSAASEVGLVVVGLQEVEMGAGFLAMAAAKETVGLEGSANGQWWLDAIGKTLDEGTSFQRVGSRQLAGLLVAAWARKNVRPHIGDVDAGAVPCGFGRAIGNKGAVGLRMRIYDRIVCFVNCHFAAHLEAVSRRNADFNHVYQTMAFSRPSVGLHGAAAGATSVQLHRGVNATGSQSDEGKPELSEADMVVFFGDFNYRLFGISYDEARDMVSQRCFDWLREKDQLRAEMKAGKVFQGMREGQIKFPPTYKFERHQVGLSGYDSSEKKRIPAWCDRILYRDNRSISVAECSLECPIVCSIMMYEACMDVTDSDHKPVRCIFNVEIAHVDELIRRQEYGEITASNEKVKSLLEEYSKVPETIVSTNNIMLQNQDSSILRITNKCDKNKAIFEITCEGQSTIKDDGNSSKLSARGSFGFPLWLEVHPAVGIIKPGQTVEVTVHHEDFYTQEEFVDGIPQNWWCEDTRDKEVVLLVNVTGSGSTESRSHRIHVCHCFLSKTTSNDARSQSRRNQSNHLHRADFAHFSSSSDVVHDLCHMRCP; encoded by the exons ATGGACGACAGAGGAACGGAAGACGAGGATGCCGCCGACAGCGTCACGAAGATGGCGACGACCGGCCCCCCGCCGCCGCGCAAAGGCATTAGCTACAGCCAACCCCTCGGCAAGGACGCCGTTGTCGCCTCCTCCTTCCGCCGCAACGCCCCCCCGCTCCGCAAGCACAGCCTCGACGAGCACCACAACTCCGCCACCACCAACCCCTTCCTCGACTCTTCCCCCGACGGCCCCCGCTCCCTCTCCTACCCCCACCACCAACCCTCCCTTCCCCCCTCATTCTCCCACCACCAATACTCTAACTCCGTCGAAGACCTCCGCTTCGGGCACCACCACCACCCTCCCCTTCCTCCTTCCCACCAACACCACCAGCACAACCACCACCCTGGCGCCGTTGCCACCGGTGGCTCCTTCAGCAGCCCcttcggcggcggcggcggcggcggcggcggcggcggcggcggcggcggcttccTCTCCGGCAGCGATGGCTCCCTCACCCTCGAGCGCGCCATGTCCGAGTACGGCGGCGCCCCGGGGACTCTACCGGAATTCatgggcagcggcggcggcgccgTCCCACTCCGCGCCGCCATGCACCCCGGTCGCCCCCCCGCCCTCGAAATTCGGCCTCATCCCATCCGGGAAACCCAGGCCGGCTCCTTCCTCCGCACCATCGCCTGCGCTCGCGGCCAGCTCTGGGCCGGGGCCGAGTCCGGGCTCCGGGTGTGGAATCTGGACAACGTGTTCGACGGCTGGGGCGCTGCCGGGCCGGCAAGGAGGGGGGACGAGGAGAGCGCGCCGTTCCGGGAGTCGTGCCACACGTCGCCCACCATGTGCTTGGCGGTGGACGCAGCTACTGGGTTGATTTGGAGCGGGCACAAGGATGGGAAGATTCGGTCGTGGAACATAGAGCAGCCCATGGTCCAGAGTTCTGCTCCGGAGGACGGTGGGGGCAATGCTGTTCAGTTTAGAGAAGGGCTTTCGTGGCAGGCCCACAGCCGGTCTCCTGTTCTCTCCATGGTCATCACTTCGTATG GTGAAATATGGTCAGGTTCTGAAGGTGGGGTCATAAAGGTTTGGCCTTGGGATGCCATTGAAAAATCCCGTTCTCTATCAATGGAAGAAAGACATATGGCTGCTTTATTAGTTGAGAGGGCATATATTGACCTAAGGAGCCAGGTCACTGTGGGTGGTGTGTGCAACTTGCCTGCTGTAGATGTGAGATATATGTTATCTGATAATTCTAGATCTAAAGTGTGGACTGCTGGTAGCTTATCCTTTGCACTCTG GGATGCTCGGACAAGGGATCTTTTGAAAGTGTTTGGCATAGATGGCCAGGTTGAGACCCGAGTGGAAAAAATTGAGGCGCAATCAGCACAGGATTATGTAGAGGATGAGATGAAAGTAAAATTTGTTTCCACATCGAAGAAGGAAAAGTCAGGTTCTGTTAGCTTTTTTCAACGTTCTCGGAATGCTTTGATGGGAGCAGCTGATGCTGTTCGCAGAGTTGCAGTCAAGGGAACATTTGGGGAAGACAATCGAAGAACAGAATCATTGACATTAGCTATGGATGGAATGATCTGGAGTGGATGCACAAACGGCTCACTTGTTCAGTGGGATGGAAATGGGAATCGGTTACATGAGGTTCAGCATCATTCTTCTTCTGTTCGGTGCATTTGTGCATTTGGGACACGGTTGTGGGTGGGCTATGGGAGTGGCACCGTTCAGGTTTTGGATCTTGAGGGAAATTTGCTTGGATCATGGGTTGCCCATAGCAGTCCAGTTATAAAGATGGCTGTTGGGGGTTTGTATATCTTCACGCTCGCTCATCATGGTGGGATTCGTGGATGGCACCTGACATCTCCTGGACCTCTTGATGATATCTTGCGATTGGAGTTGGCCAATAAGGAGTTGTCATATACAAGATATGAAAAACTTAAAATTTTGGCTGGAACTTGGAATGTTGGACAGGAAAGGGCATCTCATGATTCACTCATATCATGGTTGGGTAGTGCAGCATCAGAGGTTGGATTAGTTGTTGTCGGGTTGCAAGAGGTGGAAATGGGTGCCGGATTTCTTGCAATGGCTGCTGCCAAAGAAACT GTAGGACTCGAGGGAAGTGCTAATGGGCAATGGTGGTTGGATGCTATAGGCAAAACCTTAGATGAGGGGACATCTTTTCAACGTGTTGGTTCTAGGCAGTTGGCAGGACTACTAGTAGCTGCATG GGCTAGGAAGAATGTTAGACCACATATTGGTGATGTTGATGCTGGGGCAGTACCATGTGGATTTGGGCGTGCAATTGGCAATAAG GGTGCTGTAGGTTTGAGGATGAGAATCTATGATCGTATAGTATGCTTTGTGAACTGTCATTTTGCTGCACATTTGGAAGCAGTTAGCCGGCGGAATGCTGACTTTAATCATGTCTATCAAACAATGGCATTTAGCCGGCCATCTGTTGGACTTCATGGAGCTGCAG CTGGTGCTACATCTGTCCAATTGCATCGTGGAGTAAAT GCCACAGGATCTCAATCTGATGAAGGGAAACCTGAATTGTCAGAAGCGGACATGGTTGTTTTTTTTGGTGATTTCAATTATCGCCTTTTTGGTATCAGTTATGATGAAGCAAGGGACATGGTTTCTCAAAGATGCTTTGACTGGCTTAGAGAGAAGGATCAGCTTAGAGCAGAAATGAAAGCAGGCAAAGTTTTTCAAGGAATGCGTGAAGGGCAAATCAAATTTCCTCCCACGTACAAGTTTGAAAGGCACCAAGTAGGTCTTTCAG GATATGATTCCAGTGAGAAGAAGCGAATTCCTGCTTGGTGTGACAGAATACTATATCGTGATAACCGTTCAATTTCAGTGGCTGAATGCTCATTGGAATGCCCTATAGTTTGTTCCATTATGAT GTATGAAGCTTGCATGGATGTAACAGACAGCGATCACAAACCAGTCAGGTGTATATTCAATGTTGAAATTGCTCACGTAGATGAGTTGATAAGGAGGCAAGAATATGGAGAAATAACTGCATCAAATGAGAAAGTAAAGTCTTTGCTTGAAGAATATTCTAAAGTTCCAGAAACTATTGTCAGCACAAACAACATAATGCTGCAAAACCAAGATTCTTCCATCCTCCGAATCACTAACAAATGCGATAAAAATAAAGCTATTTTCGAAATCACTTGCGAAGGCCAATCCACAATCAAGGATGATGGAAATTCATCCAAGCTTTCTGCAAGAGGTTCCTTTGGCTTTCCACTATGGCTTGAG GTCCACCCGGCAGTTGGTATAATCAAGCCTGGACAAACAGTAGAAGTTACTGTGCATCATGAGGATTTCTATACCCAAGAAGAGTTTGTTGATGGAATCCCACAGAATTGGTGGTGTGAAGACACTAGGGACAAAGAGGTGGTATTATTAGTAAATGTAACGGGCAGTGGCTCAACTGAAAGCAGAAGCCACCGGATCCATGTATGTCACTGCTTCTTGTCCAAGACCACGAGCAACGATGCAAGAAGCCAGTCTAGAAGAAACCAGTCAAACCATCTACATAGGGCTGATTTTGCACATTTCAGCAGCTCATCAGATGTGGTTCATGACTTGTGCCACATGCGGTGTCCTTAA